The stretch of DNA GTGTAAGTCCAATGCTTTGCCTAACCAGACTGCATTTTGTTCCAAAGTCAAATTCACCCTGGACCCCAGATTCAAGCTGCATTAATAATACAGCTATAAACCACAGTGGACATTATTTACACTAACTTGGGTTCTAATCTTAAAGAAACTTCACTTTAGTTTTCCAATTTCTTAAAACTGATATTTTCTCAGAGTTACAATTCTGATCCTTGAAACATTTTACTTTTATTGTAAGAGTAACTTTACATTCAGAGTTTTTCTGTATTTTACCAATCTGACCCCATATGTTTTTATTTGGCTCTGTGAGTTTACTCAATGGTTCTAATAGAGATAAAGTATCACTTCTTTGATCATATCATGTCAACCTGATCTTCTCACAGAAATGTTATGTCATCTTGTGACTGCACCCAGTGCCAATGGGAATCATATTCAATGTGCATTTTATTTTTACAGCTATCATATTCACTTTTCCCATGTTTCTGTGCCTTCAGTTTCccaccatctttgatttgtttATCATGAGAGAATTTATTTTCCACATTGCAATCTGCTACAaagtttccttgtttttccatgaaGCCATTAGCAATATTGTTCTGTTGGCTGTGCATCTCATTGGGGTAGATTTCTTTCTCCATTGTAGTGAAGGGGCCACTCGAAGGCATTGAGGACAAAGGATCTATGGTGGTCTGACAGTATTCATCCATATCATCAGCCAGAGTATCCAAAAAGCTTCCAATAGAAATCCCATCCAGTTTATCGTTTGGATCCTGGAGGCTGTTCCAGCTACCTCTCCTTGAGGTCTCCTGGCTCTCAACGAGGCTGTACATACTGCTAGTGAGACTGCTGCATCTACTGGCAAGAGTGCCCTTTTCTTCCAAAATCCACTTCACCACCTCAATCCCTTCATTAATGGCCATCAGTTGGTGCATGATCTTGATATCAACTGCCCTTAGATATGCCTAATGGTTAAAAAAAAGAGTCACTAAAATATTAAAAACTGCCTATGTTACAAAATAAAATGTTATAAAACTCATTTAAGATTTTGCTGATCACATTCATTTTAATAACAAATCATTGTATTCATACTCTTCAACGATTACACTTTCACCTATATTTTAAATTAGGACTCAAAGCACAAATCTGCCATTGATCTGACAGTAGGAATAATTACTTTGGGGAGATCATTACCAGCACAGAAGACTAGATAATATACAGAATCTACAAAACTGCTATTTAACATGCCCACACAATTCTTTTTTAAATAGGACAATGCAGGAAGTTTTAATTAAGTAAGCTTTTCCTTGGTTTCCTAGAGAGGACATCAGTGAACCAATATTTTTCTGGAAAATTTggcataattttaaacacttcaGCTTTCACAAGCTTGatctttttaaaaactcaaattCAAATTCTCAAACTGTTTTGAACACATCATCCACATTAATATTCCAAAATTCCAGCAATATAAACACTCCCTCATTATACACCTTTGCATTCCAGAACAAAATCACATATCTGATCGACGATTATGTCAAAGGGGCTTAAGTTATGATTTTTCTAGTGTTGGCATTGCTCCATAAAGCCATCCATTATTACCAATTTCTTCCCAAGTGAAAAAGATATTGGAAAGTCATTAAAATAGGTACCTTATATACCAAGATGGTAGGATTGTCTCTATAACATAACTTGTTTGCCATGGTTGCTCTACACAAAGTTATTCAGTCCTTCATAGCACTGACATTGGTAGTTGTCTTTACATCCCAAAACAATGTTATACTACTTTAGGTGAACCTTCAGTGGTGCCTTATTTGTTGTTTAATCTGCCAATATccaccaaaaaaaaaactaaactatATAAGTTCTCTTCATCATAACAGCATATCTAGCCCTTTGGAGAAGAGCACTGCAGGTGCTTTCAACATATTCTTGACAGCAGATAGCCTTTCCTGTCATCTACTACTGAGACAATTGTCTAGCTGTTCCTGTATCTTACATCCAGCCAACCCATTGCCCACTATGTTCACTGACCTGCATGGGCTCTCCATAAGCCATTCCTTAATTTCAAAATTCTCAATTTCCAATTTTCCGCATAGCCttgactctctccctctcacttttcAACCTCCTCCTGTCTACAATGCTAGACCATATGCTTAAGCATTCCTAAATGTAATCACTCTCATAGCCATCTTCAAATGCCAAAATATAAAAATTTATAATTCCATCCCCAAATCTCCCACCACTCTTTCATCACCTTAAAACCCATTTCTTTGACCATGATTTTGTCCGTCTGCTTTCACATACCTAACTAATGTTTTGCTTGATAACACTTGTACAGTGACTTGAAGTAAGTAGTTTTATAAAAATATAATATTATAGCTGTATAAAATATCCCAGCTAAAACATCTCTGCTGCATATCCTTTCAAATCTGGAAATAAATGCTGCCACAACTGGTATAGGAAGTAGCTCCACCAAGTGGCAAACACCCTCTGAAATGAAGAGGTCCATGTCACCAACCCTAAATTAGAATAGCTGTAGCAATGTGAAAGGCAGGTGCAATCATATAATTGCAAGAATATAGCTCTGCCAAAGGAAAACGGACCACCAAAAGAAAACTCTCTTTACTTTGCAGAAGAAGATCAAACATATCCAACTACAAATTTACACCAACCTGACATTGAGGGAGATGCTGACTTATGAACAGTGTTAGACTATTAGGGTGCCATGGTAATGAAATGGTTAGTGTATAGCATTACTGTTCGGGCCATcagggttcagagttcaaatccagtGTCCACTGATAACAAGTTTGTAAATTCCTTCTTGTAtgcatgtaggtttcctctgagtgctctggtttcctcccacagaccaaaatGTGCTGGTTAGaaggtcattgcaaattgtcccatgattaagctagggttaaatcagtaggTTACTGGGTGGCACGACTCAGAAGGCTGGAAatgcctgttccacactgtatctctaaattaattaaACTTTGGGAGCTTGAGATCATTTCCGattttgttccttttacaaaGTTACAATTCCACAACTGATTTCAATGACACTTAACTCTGGAGCATCTCGACTGCAAAGATGCAGAGAATCTCATtatgactacagcttggcattaaaTGCTATTAACCCCTCAAAACtagtcaataagcttcaagacattGGCATCAATACCTCCttctacaattggatcctcaatttcctcacttgaagactccaagttggcaacaacatctccttcacaatttctatcagcacaggtgcaccacagggacttgtgctcagcccctgctctactcactttacacttatggctgtgtggccaagcacagctccaatcccatgttcaagtttgctgacaatatcaCTGTCATAGCCCAAATCAAAattgtgatgaatcagcatatgagagggaaactgaaaatctggctgaatagtgccacagcaacagcctctcactcaatgtcagcaaggagctgattattgacttcaggagggggaaaccagaggtccgtgagccaatTCTTAatggaggaatcagaagtggagagggtgaacgACCTTAAAATCCTctgtattatcatttcagaagacctgCTCTGGGCACAGAAACTACAAAAAAAGCATagaagtgcctctactttcttagaagcttgcaaagatttggcatggcatctaaagctttgacaaacttctatagatgtgtagtggagagtatattgactggctgcatcacagcctggtgtggaaacaccaaagcccttcaatggaaaatcctacaaaaagtagtggatacagcacaATCTATCACAGCACCCATCGTCAGAGACCTCCACACCaaggccaagctctcttcttgctgctgccatgagggaggaagtacaggagcctcaggactcacactaagaggttctggaacagttattacccatcaaccaacagactcttgaaccagaggggataacttcactcaatgtcaactgccccatcactgaaatgttcccacaacctatcattcaccttcaaagactcttcacctcaagttctagatatttatttgttatttgtttttatttactaTTTTCTTTCTGCCCTtcctttatgtatttgcacagtttgttgtcttttgtacattggttgcctgccctgttggtgtggtctttcactgattctatcatggtt from Hemitrygon akajei chromosome 12, sHemAka1.3, whole genome shotgun sequence encodes:
- the lurap1 gene encoding leucine rich adaptor protein 1 — protein: MEDSMSEALPELKDLEHKVGRKMPDGLLRWLREDSARPSGDKAEAPGPGAGGEPVPAPGRRLPQGLAEKIRVLRLEMAYLRAVDIKIMHQLMAINEGIEVVKWILEEKGTLASRCSSLTSSMYSLVESQETSRRGSWNSLQDPNDKLDGISIGSFLDTLADDMDEYCQTTIDPLSSMPSSGPFTTMEKEIYPNEMHSQQNNIANGFMEKQGNFVADCNVENKFSHDKQIKDGGKLKAQKHGKSEYDSCKNKMHIEYDSHWHWVQSQDDITFL